Proteins from a single region of Belliella baltica DSM 15883:
- a CDS encoding DUF6364 family protein yields the protein MNTKLTLTIEQSIIEKAKKYASGKGRSLSDIIENYLKIITKEEQAKEVELTPIVKSLKGTFKEPRNFDYKTELSKRLAEKHL from the coding sequence ATGAATACTAAACTGACACTTACAATAGAGCAATCTATAATTGAGAAAGCAAAGAAGTACGCATCAGGAAAAGGCAGAAGTCTTTCTGATATAATTGAGAATTATCTGAAAATTATAACGAAAGAAGAGCAAGCCAAGGAGGTTGAATTGACGCCCATTGTGAAATCTCTAAAGGGGACATTTAAAGAACCCAGAAACTTTGATTATAAAACGGAGCTCTCAAAGAGACTTGCAGAAAAACACCTGTAA
- a CDS encoding type II toxin-antitoxin system VapC family toxin: protein MKRILIDTDVILDFFFDREPFSDNAAKVLALCESKAISGHITSVIISNVYYLLRQNAKHEKVVDKLNQLISITEVLTTDKEAILRALNSPFKDFEDALQNFSAEMIGDIDVIVTRNTKDFKNSALGVMTPENYLKVLIASHQHAL from the coding sequence ATGAAAAGAATATTGATTGACACCGACGTTATTCTGGATTTCTTTTTCGACAGAGAACCATTTTCAGACAATGCAGCTAAAGTATTAGCCCTTTGCGAATCTAAAGCTATTTCGGGCCATATTACTTCAGTGATTATAAGTAATGTTTATTATTTGTTGAGACAGAATGCTAAGCACGAAAAAGTTGTTGATAAATTGAATCAATTAATATCCATTACTGAAGTATTGACTACCGATAAAGAAGCAATTTTGCGAGCCCTAAACTCACCTTTTAAAGACTTTGAAGATGCTTTACAGAACTTCTCCGCAGAAATGATTGGAGACATAGATGTGATAGTCACCCGGAATACTAAAGATTTTAAAAACAGTGCATTAGGAGTTATGACTCCGGAGAATTATTTAAAGGTATTAATTGCCAGCCACCAACACGCGTTATAG
- a CDS encoding type II toxin-antitoxin system RelE/ParE family toxin has protein sequence METFERVPETYLKPIKTKKGLYEARVQLASNIWRVFCFFDEGKLVILLNGFQKKTQKTPTKEIEKAARLMDEYYAEKEVQKGKKKKK, from the coding sequence ATTGAAACTTTTGAAAGAGTTCCGGAGACTTACCTAAAACCCATAAAAACAAAGAAAGGCCTATATGAAGCCAGGGTTCAGTTGGCAAGTAACATTTGGAGGGTGTTTTGTTTTTTTGATGAAGGCAAATTGGTGATTTTGCTCAATGGCTTTCAAAAAAAAACCCAAAAAACACCAACCAAGGAAATTGAAAAGGCTGCCAGACTGATGGATGAATATTATGCTGAAAAGGAAGTTCAAAAAGGTAAAAAGAAAAAGAAATGA
- a CDS encoding helix-turn-helix domain-containing protein: MNTKSWKDIKDDVYGVKGTERRDELERDFESFKIGLLLKKAREDKNLTQEQLAELVDKKRTYISRVENNGSNLTLKTLYEIVEKGLGGKVKISIEL, encoded by the coding sequence ATGAATACTAAGAGCTGGAAAGATATCAAAGATGATGTGTATGGAGTCAAAGGAACCGAACGCAGGGATGAATTAGAAAGGGATTTTGAGTCTTTCAAAATTGGTTTGCTATTAAAAAAGGCAAGAGAGGATAAGAATCTAACACAGGAGCAATTAGCAGAATTAGTTGATAAAAAGAGAACTTATATTTCAAGAGTTGAAAACAATGGAAGTAATCTGACACTGAAAACCCTTTATGAAATAGTTGAAAAGGGATTAGGTGGGAAGGTAAAAATCTCCATTGAACTCTGA
- a CDS encoding SRPBCC family protein, translating to MKKSEAPILVRETFDLSIELLWSYLTERELMIQWYFENIPEFQAMLGFETEFEVENEGRVFPHNWKVMAVTPFRKISYNWKYKGFAGDSTVTFELRDLGGKTELSLTHEVLEDFNDEIPEFSRASCQAGWTYFIKERLTRLVNQKSGKE from the coding sequence ATGAAAAAATCAGAGGCCCCCATCCTAGTCCGAGAAACTTTTGATCTGTCAATTGAGCTGCTTTGGTCATACCTGACCGAGCGTGAATTGATGATTCAGTGGTATTTCGAAAACATACCAGAATTTCAAGCAATGCTTGGATTTGAGACTGAATTTGAGGTTGAAAACGAAGGAAGGGTTTTTCCACATAATTGGAAGGTAATGGCAGTAACTCCCTTCAGGAAAATCAGCTATAACTGGAAATATAAAGGGTTTGCAGGTGACTCCACTGTAACATTTGAATTGAGAGATTTGGGTGGTAAGACCGAGTTGAGCTTGACACATGAAGTTCTAGAAGACTTTAATGATGAGATTCCTGAGTTTAGTAGAGCAAGTTGCCAAGCAGGCTGGACGTATTTTATCAAAGAAAGATTAACGAGACTGGTAAATCAAAAATCCGGTAAGGAGTAG
- a CDS encoding amidohydrolase, whose protein sequence is MKNTIFLGFAFFFLFSCSGNKETADKVFVNGFIYTVEDDQPTAEAVAIKDGIILAVGTTEEIEAFVGNETETIDLQGKTMTPGLIESHAHLMGIGYNKLDIDLMYVKTYDELVEKVAEAASKAEPGEWITGRGWHQDKWIEMPNQTVNGFQTHDELSAVTPENPVYLAHASGHASFVNKKAMELAGITPLGSENLKQEVEGGEVIRDEIGNPTGVLVERASGLVSRLIPKDTPERAEKALELALKELAEKGITSFHDAGGNQDLIDLLEKFKAEGKLTARMYVMLSSRIPELIEAWYKKGPKIDPDHMVTVRSIKLNMDGALGPWGAWLLEDYEDKPGSRGHETMPIDLVTQVAEKGLELGFQVNSHAIGDRTNREVLDRYEAAFAKFPEAKDHRFRIEHAQHLHPDDISRFGELGVIAAIQAIHLSSDRPWAIGRLGVKRIKDGAYVWQKLLGSGAVISNGTDAPVEPVDALPSFYASVSRKTLKMTPEGGYEPDQKLTRDQALKSYTLAGAYAEFEEDFKGSIKVGKAADFTVFDQNIMEIPENEILNTKVMMTVVGGKTVFKAE, encoded by the coding sequence ATGAAAAATACAATATTTCTAGGCTTTGCCTTCTTCTTCCTTTTTTCCTGTAGTGGAAATAAAGAAACAGCTGATAAGGTGTTTGTAAATGGTTTTATCTACACTGTAGAAGACGATCAACCAACTGCTGAGGCAGTAGCTATAAAAGATGGAATTATCCTAGCTGTAGGTACTACTGAAGAAATTGAAGCTTTCGTAGGAAATGAAACAGAAACAATTGACCTACAAGGTAAAACTATGACACCAGGATTGATAGAATCTCATGCACACCTGATGGGTATAGGTTACAATAAACTGGATATTGACCTGATGTATGTAAAAACCTATGACGAGCTGGTCGAAAAAGTAGCCGAAGCTGCAAGCAAAGCTGAACCAGGAGAATGGATCACGGGCAGAGGATGGCATCAGGATAAATGGATAGAGATGCCTAATCAAACCGTAAATGGTTTTCAAACGCACGATGAACTGAGCGCAGTTACTCCTGAAAACCCTGTTTATTTGGCACATGCATCAGGTCATGCGTCTTTTGTAAACAAAAAAGCTATGGAACTTGCTGGCATTACTCCATTAGGAAGTGAAAATCTTAAGCAAGAAGTGGAAGGTGGAGAAGTCATCCGTGATGAAATAGGAAATCCGACAGGTGTTTTAGTAGAAAGGGCTTCAGGGTTAGTCAGCAGATTAATTCCAAAAGACACACCCGAAAGAGCAGAAAAAGCATTGGAATTAGCTTTGAAAGAATTGGCGGAAAAAGGAATTACTTCTTTTCATGATGCTGGTGGAAATCAAGATTTAATTGATTTATTAGAAAAATTCAAAGCTGAAGGTAAGCTAACCGCAAGAATGTATGTCATGCTATCCAGCAGAATTCCCGAACTTATCGAAGCCTGGTACAAGAAAGGCCCAAAAATAGACCCAGATCACATGGTGACTGTGCGCTCTATTAAACTCAACATGGATGGTGCTCTTGGGCCATGGGGTGCGTGGTTATTGGAAGACTATGAAGATAAGCCAGGAAGTCGAGGGCATGAAACTATGCCAATAGACTTGGTTACTCAAGTTGCTGAAAAAGGCTTAGAACTTGGGTTTCAAGTAAATTCGCATGCTATAGGGGATAGAACAAACAGAGAAGTACTAGATAGATATGAGGCAGCTTTTGCAAAATTTCCTGAAGCAAAAGATCATAGATTTCGCATAGAACACGCACAGCACCTCCATCCAGATGATATCAGTAGGTTTGGAGAACTAGGAGTAATCGCAGCTATTCAAGCAATTCACTTAAGCTCTGATAGGCCTTGGGCAATCGGTCGTTTGGGAGTAAAAAGAATCAAAGATGGAGCTTATGTATGGCAAAAATTGCTTGGTTCAGGTGCTGTGATCTCCAATGGTACTGATGCGCCAGTTGAGCCAGTGGATGCCCTGCCATCCTTCTATGCATCTGTTTCCAGAAAAACATTGAAAATGACGCCTGAAGGAGGCTACGAACCAGATCAAAAACTGACCAGAGATCAGGCTTTGAAATCTTATACCTTGGCAGGCGCTTATGCAGAATTTGAAGAAGACTTTAAAGGCTCAATTAAAGTTGGCAAAGCGGCTGATTTCACGGTTTTTGACCAAAATATCATGGAGATACCAGAAAACGAAATTCTCAACACCAAGGTAATGATGACCGTAGTAGGTGGGAAAACCGTCTTCAAGGCAGAATAA
- a CDS encoding PhoH family protein: MPRAKSDKDCKIFVLDTSVILYAHNSIMNFAEHDVVIPITVLEELDQFKKGNDTKNFEAREFIRLLDNLSKDNMIHNWTPLNGKTKGYFRILMNPDNNINANEIFGEEKNDHKILNAALHLKQTEKGRKVILVSKDINLRLKAKSLDIYAEDYETGKIKNLDELENTGKFLIENVDIDVINKLYDAHHVDGKLIFGRKKIKSNGYYILKNEKTSVLTYFNSEDNTMERVDKQLAYNVKPKNAEQTFALHAIMNPRVKLVSIQGVAGTGKTLLALAGALEQRRDYKQVYLARPIVPLSNKDIGFLPGDIKSKLNPYMEPLWDNLKFIQNQFKESDKEYQKITELVNQEKLVIQPLAYIRGRSLSNIFFIVDEAQNLTPHEVKTIISRAGENTKIIFTGDVFQIDTPYLDSQSNGLSYLIDRVKEHPLYAHIKLEKGERSDLANLANELL; this comes from the coding sequence ATGCCTAGAGCTAAATCCGATAAAGATTGTAAAATCTTTGTGCTCGATACCTCAGTTATTTTGTATGCGCACAACAGCATCATGAATTTTGCAGAGCATGATGTAGTCATCCCGATTACCGTATTGGAAGAGCTCGATCAGTTTAAAAAAGGAAATGATACCAAAAACTTTGAAGCTCGTGAATTCATTCGTCTTTTGGATAATTTATCCAAAGATAATATGATCCACAATTGGACTCCACTTAATGGAAAAACAAAAGGCTATTTTAGGATATTGATGAATCCTGATAATAATATCAATGCTAACGAGATTTTTGGTGAGGAAAAAAATGATCATAAAATCCTCAATGCAGCCCTTCATCTCAAGCAAACAGAAAAAGGAAGAAAAGTGATTTTAGTAAGTAAGGACATCAATCTTCGTCTCAAAGCTAAATCACTCGATATTTATGCAGAGGATTATGAAACAGGCAAAATTAAAAACCTTGACGAACTAGAAAATACCGGAAAGTTCTTAATCGAAAATGTAGATATTGACGTCATCAACAAGCTTTATGATGCGCACCATGTGGATGGGAAATTGATTTTCGGAAGAAAAAAAATCAAGTCAAATGGTTACTATATTCTGAAAAATGAGAAAACCTCCGTGTTGACCTATTTCAACTCTGAAGACAATACCATGGAGCGAGTGGATAAACAACTTGCCTATAATGTAAAACCAAAAAATGCAGAGCAGACCTTTGCTCTTCATGCAATCATGAACCCTAGAGTCAAGTTAGTTTCTATCCAAGGAGTTGCGGGTACTGGAAAAACACTATTAGCTTTAGCAGGAGCACTTGAGCAAAGAAGAGATTATAAACAAGTATATTTAGCAAGACCAATCGTACCTTTGAGTAATAAAGATATTGGATTTCTTCCTGGCGATATCAAATCCAAACTGAATCCTTATATGGAGCCACTTTGGGATAATTTGAAATTTATCCAAAATCAGTTCAAAGAATCAGACAAAGAATATCAGAAAATCACAGAATTGGTCAATCAAGAGAAGTTGGTGATTCAGCCATTGGCCTATATTCGAGGAAGATCTTTGTCAAATATATTCTTTATAGTCGATGAAGCACAGAACCTTACACCTCATGAAGTCAAGACGATTATCAGTAGAGCTGGAGAAAACACCAAAATCATCTTTACTGGAGATGTTTTTCAAATTGACACGCCGTATCTAGATTCTCAGAGTAACGGCCTATCCTATTTGATTGATAGGGTAAAGGAACATCCGCTTTATGCACATATTAAATTGGAAAAAGGAGAACGCTCTGACTTGGCTAATTTAGCCAACGAGCTACTTTGA
- a CDS encoding response regulator, whose protein sequence is MKEERILIVEDDVNIAENIEEILELLGYVNIDIANSANQAIKIVKKYRPDMIFMDIKLKGDKDGIELGEILKQMVDVPLVFVTSYSDPTIIERAKRINPAGFIVKPFNTNDIHAIVEIVLYNKRINPVSDQASVKSKDESPYLVTDAVYIKADNAYEKVPYVDIYYVEANGNMVTIFTRHRNYTIRKSMKDMEEKLPSNLFLRVQKSFIVQLGQIENFNTKEIALESGAVVQVGRQYYNSFLAKLNTITES, encoded by the coding sequence ATGAAAGAGGAAAGAATTCTGATCGTTGAGGACGATGTAAATATTGCCGAAAATATCGAGGAGATCTTAGAACTTTTAGGCTATGTCAACATAGATATCGCAAACTCTGCAAATCAGGCAATCAAAATTGTAAAAAAATATCGCCCTGATATGATATTTATGGATATCAAACTAAAGGGGGATAAGGATGGAATAGAATTGGGTGAGATTCTCAAACAAATGGTTGATGTACCATTGGTTTTTGTGACTTCTTATAGTGATCCTACGATCATCGAAAGAGCAAAAAGAATAAACCCAGCAGGGTTTATAGTAAAACCCTTCAATACCAATGATATCCATGCTATTGTTGAGATCGTTCTCTACAATAAGCGGATCAATCCAGTATCAGATCAAGCTTCTGTCAAATCAAAAGACGAAAGCCCATACTTAGTAACAGACGCAGTCTATATCAAAGCAGACAATGCTTATGAAAAAGTTCCTTATGTGGATATCTACTACGTAGAAGCCAATGGAAATATGGTGACCATCTTCACAAGACATAGAAACTATACCATTCGCAAATCAATGAAGGACATGGAAGAAAAACTACCTTCCAATCTTTTCTTAAGGGTTCAAAAATCATTTATCGTACAACTTGGTCAAATTGAAAATTTCAACACTAAAGAAATAGCACTTGAATCAGGTGCAGTAGTACAAGTCGGAAGGCAGTATTACAATAGCTTCTTAGCTAAGCTGAATACCATTACTGAAAGTTAA
- a CDS encoding LytR/AlgR family response regulator transcription factor, whose amino-acid sequence MRALVIDDERLARKELINLLSQYDHVEVVGEAANVDDAKEKIDALLPDVVFLDIQMPEKTGFDLLEELDNVPHVIFTTAYDEYALKAFQVNALDYLLKPIEPKRLSEAIERLQKKLQDQTQKSEESTTKGGDKKLTLDDQVFVKDGDRCWFVKLVNVRLFESDGNYIKVYFENNKPMIHKSLNALDERLDEKAFFRASRKHIINLSWVEAIEPWFNGGLVVTLKGGDRIEVSRRQAARFKDMMSL is encoded by the coding sequence ATGAGAGCACTAGTAATCGACGATGAAAGATTAGCAAGAAAAGAGCTAATCAATTTATTATCTCAATATGATCATGTAGAAGTTGTGGGAGAGGCAGCCAATGTAGATGATGCAAAAGAGAAAATAGATGCGCTCTTGCCAGATGTGGTTTTCTTAGATATTCAAATGCCAGAAAAAACTGGTTTTGATCTTCTAGAAGAGTTGGATAATGTTCCTCATGTGATATTTACCACCGCGTATGACGAATATGCATTGAAAGCTTTCCAAGTCAATGCATTGGATTATCTACTGAAGCCCATAGAGCCAAAAAGGCTTTCTGAAGCTATAGAAAGGCTTCAAAAAAAGCTTCAGGATCAAACCCAAAAAAGCGAAGAATCCACAACCAAAGGAGGGGACAAAAAATTAACCTTGGATGATCAGGTTTTTGTCAAAGATGGAGATAGATGTTGGTTTGTAAAACTAGTCAATGTAAGGCTTTTTGAATCTGATGGAAATTATATAAAAGTTTATTTTGAAAATAATAAACCAATGATTCATAAATCTCTGAATGCACTTGATGAAAGGTTAGATGAAAAAGCATTCTTTAGAGCAAGCAGGAAACATATCATTAACCTTAGCTGGGTAGAAGCCATTGAACCTTGGTTCAACGGCGGTTTGGTAGTCACACTCAAAGGTGGCGACAGAATTGAAGTCAGCAGAAGGCAAGCAGCGAGATTCAAAGACATGATGAGTCTTTAA